A region of the Melitaea cinxia chromosome 1, ilMelCinx1.1, whole genome shotgun sequence genome:
CCGACAtagagaaaaaggcctatgcccagtagtgggatgttacaggctgaattaatcaatttattaaaaaaaggttggaaggttttaaacttaaaacattCATTGTAGGTCCCCGCCTAAACATTTTAGACCTGAATTAATGAGACGTCATTCACCaaaattactatataattagttcttacatttacattaaataaataaatattacactaataataataataataataataacactagTAAAAGAACAAGGCACATCTAGTCATACAAACCTGAACAAAAtctttaattacattatacgaataatttgataaaataaaatataactagaGGTCATTAACATGTTATCAGCATTAATCAACATATTTTCATTTGTCAAATTctcttttttaaaaagttagtcCGTCTGTCTTCATTAGTTCATCGTCATCCAAGCTGTATCATGTAATGATAATTAAACGAGAAATACAAGTAAATATAATACCAATGCAAATGATGTGTAATTAAGTTTATAATGATGTTCAAATGAGCagattcatttatttcattctaaaacttcattttacatttataattgggAATAAGTACTTCTGataaatatagtgaaatttgatggtaaaaaagaataatacatcaaaagcttttatctgttggatactgtcatctgacaaccgctctggtgtaatggtgcgtgtgccgtacCACTTAAATACCGACGAttgtgggttcgaatcccgcacAGAGTAGTAtttctgtttataaaaatatttatttccagtttgATTGTTTGTTCTTGTGTGTCTTCCCACCGTGGCTCAGAGaacatgttaagctgtcggtcctggttattgtcatatacatctgatagcgattgttacttatggtagggaatatatttgtcagcctgcagtggagcagcgtggcagATTAAGcgccaatccttctcctacatgaagaaggaggcctatgcctagcatattacaggctgaagtgaactgTCATCCATAAAATACCATTATCTAGAACtggtaaaacaggccctaaTACTGTAAAGCTATAGAACTTAAAACAtatgaagataataataaattttctatttaaagTCTGTATTTAGTAGAAAAGggctatttaattaaaaactcaatgttcaactttgaaaatatatttttttttcttctcattattaattgaatattaatctcattcaaaaaaataagattttcaattaaaaaagtaatgcaTGTATATCAATTGTTCAGTTAGGCTTTTTAAAagaattacatacaaatattcaaaCAACAATACCGATACAAAAGCAAACATGTAACAGTTACACAAATGAGACAGATAATGCATGACCGTGTATTATCTTCGAAGTTTAAGTAGCTTCTAAATAGATGCTCGGTCTTAGATAACTAatgaaataacattaaataagtTGCTTAAGATCTGTTTGTTTAGAGATAGGTCTGTTAGATTggagtgagtttttttttttaaatttttctcatGTTTAGTACTcaattcttttataataaagaattactaaaatattccattattattacctatttttttgtgactttataagtattattttatatattattaaagtaagtataattaaagagaaaattaaacgagttattttttaaaattctattctgccagcagtgggatattacaggctgaagcgtagtgttttaaaattaaacaaaattttagagAAAGaagttaattcatttttaaataattattttaagtgaaGAGATACgatctcaaaataaaatattgttcagtagGGGCGAATTAAAGAATCAAAgaagtattttaatttcttcacttttcttctattttatactaaattgtttcagatatatattatatcatattttacatttttttttaaacacgaaGTACTTCGATATGTAgtggtaatttattttttttaaataatgatttaattaacAGCCGTACATACCTTTTCATCTTTCTTCTCCTCGATGGGTGTCATCATTGTGGATTATACACCATAacgaaataacaaattttttaactaattacCGAATCTCACATAGATCAGTTCATTCTCTATTTCATCCGCTGTCTGATCACGGTTCTAAAAGATCATTACGACGCGGGGCACTGACCTATTGCGactactattaaatatttacgagATTCACATAACAAATACGAAAAAACGGGTCAGTGGTATACGATAAATCAATAGACTTGAATGGAACcaaaacaatacaattttacACTGTTTTACgctttattattaacattattaagtacatatataaataatatatagcatTCTATAGCTACTGTTGTACGCAACGCCTATTACACGTTAAATCGTAATAATAAAtgccttttttataaatattaactcgAACGACACACACTCTTCACGACAGTCAAGTAAGTACTAAATCAAAGTTGccagtttgaaaataaaaaatgattgtcATATCGAAAATAGAGACTAGAGGCTAGAGCTATGATAGTATGAATGCCAATGCGTTGTCTTTTTAATTcagttatatatacttatatactctttgatttttatttgtctagTATGGTCTAGAACCTACATGAAAAGTGGTAACTGATTCTGagttaattataatacttaaatgGCAACATTAAGGCAACAGTACCAAAtcagaatcggtggtagctttaattttacaaaaaaaataataatttatttttaaagttttaatttgtaaaatgacgattagaaagtgctcatggggcctatttgaataaagctgttttttgattttgattttaatacagGTCAGTGAACCACATTTTAGGGCGTTTTTAGAATAGCCACAACTCACAAGTCTGCAGTGTCTGCATTAAAAATcctgttacaatatttttttataaaacctcaaattaataaaaacccACTTTTTGCAAtgatattatattgaaatagtaaaataatttaatggagTACTAAATAATGTCATTATGTCATTGGAATAGAACACTTAGAATTTTTTACTTCCCGCGTTTAttgatagttatttttttctgcttttaacataatacttaattaataaagGCTGTGAATAACTAATaagaaatcattttaaataaagatagtATGAGATACTGCATTATAAAATgtacctaaaatatttttaaaagtaaaaataaattattttaacgttCATTGTGTGTATGTGAAAGTGAGACACATTCTAACAACCTAAAAACGTCTTTTTAATATCGAGGTTAATATGTTGTtgccaagttggaccaaattacagatgcttacaaaatttgataaaaattggttcaatagtttcggagttacataccgctagcagcgccacctaccgggtccaactgagataaaaactaccctatcttccAAGCTGGACCAAATTAcatatgcttacaaaatttgataaaaattggttcagtagtttcggagtttatatggatttttatataattatgtattaagatTATAATTAGTTTCATTTTGTAGAGTTAAATTTTACAGTTATAGAAATAATTGTCGCTAGCTTTGTGATTCTTTGAATAGGCAATAAAACAAAACGTACGAGAATAAAATACGATTTTACTTAGTAATACTTTAACTAGGGTAggtgtaaaaatgttttattaaatacttgacGCACCTCCCGATTTCACCCGCATAAATTCGGGATTAAAAGAAGCGTATGagatttttgtaagtttttttcaattattattgtgttcttgtggttAAAATGTAAGGTGGTCAGAGCTTATCTAAGAATTCAGTGTTGATAGCAGATGTATGTTCACCAGCGTGCCggtgatgcttttggtgttgcaggaaTTGATAGGCTTACGATAACCGCTTTCGGTCAGACGGGACTTACACATTTTCACCCcacttgtattataaaataggatgaaataattaataaataattacgacacacatttttatttccatCTTTCAtcctaatattaaaattaatatttttattattacacaacATGTATATAGAAAGATTTTTATACAATAGTGTATAATTAAACGCTAATTAACTATTATAATCAACAATACAGTAAAAAGAATTACGAATTGCTTACGTTAGCAGTCTATTATAATGATATGTATCTTTTGCGGATTGGAACAGCCGTTTTATCAACATTCACTTAAATTTAAGAAAGCGTCACTCATtcttagtaatttaaatatttattttttacattacacaaaaaaataaggtaatattttaatgaacacCATTTTAAGttcgaaaaataaaactagtgaTGTTTATAGTATGTGTCGATAAACTTGGAttgaaaatcaattataattttcagCATTTTTCAAAATTGTTGTGTGTATACGGGTTGGATACTAGCGAAAGGCATTTAATTAAATCACGTACACTTTCTAATCAAAAATTACCAGTCAAATATAGTCAGTAGTTTAAGTTCAACTGTAGACCTATTTAATGAATGAACTATTGATtctgtttatgttttttttttgtacgttttaCATCCATATGTAGGAAGCAGTATGTATAATTTgttgataaatttaatacatcTCGCTTGTACTAACATGATATACAGACATTTCGATATTTTGTGATGTCGAATCATCGATAATCGCCTATCGAGTAGCATCACTAATTAAGGGCAAGTACTGAGTGACCTtcaatgttaaattaattacgaCTAATCAAGATTGACTAATAAACTGTGTgcataaatacattttacataaattatttaatgattttttgttacattaaaagAATAGAAGTCTAACGTAATACACTTTACTGTTTTTACTAAAgtttaacacacaaaaaaaataactgaattatgcacaaaaatatttaaaaaaaaattttgtatgttCGCCGTGAGATATTACTAAACAATTCCGTGGTCAActtttaatcatattttcatGTGTACGTTCagttacttttacaaaataaacaaaatgaaccCAAAGCGAGGTTACTCCTACACTATAACATATATAAGTCATTACttaatttaagatattaatttcaCGATTAAGCATTTTTAGTGCCATTTAATGACCTCATTCTCACAGCAAACAAGATTATcttatattctattatttacaaaatcaatacatatacaaatGCGTTAACAGCATTTAGGTACATAAATcacataataatagtaaatattttctatatattaacaaatattctTAACACTTAGCTACGGGAGAGAAATCACAAAGTAATTAAGCCTTTACGATCGGTTCCTATATTAATAAACGTTTCCTTCAATAAGAACAGTTGCATAAAATTTGTTCAGGGCTAATTCATCCGTTGTGGACAACGCTATTTGATGGATTTCGAATTTGGAATTggaatataatacttttttttaaacatatgaTTCCAAATTCGTAGTTccatatttgaattaaaattttgtagtttCTTAATCGAGGAGAAACAAATCCTAATAGCTTAAGCATTCTACGACCAGCTGTTAAAGTCTACTTGTAAGTTAGGTATTTGCAGGATAAAATTTCTCCACACTCAGTGAAGCCGACCCTTATACCGTAACTAAAGACTAACGCTAGAAATAAAGTTCAAATCAATAACGTTTAGTTAAATATAGCAACCGATTTTTCTTAACCATCGCCTGACGGTTACGCTTATCAcaaattataatcaatttacggctttgtaaattaatttttcaagaaaagtaaaaaatgttaaacggcatcgaaatattaatttttattacgaatttaGCTCGAACACTTTTTGGTTTAGTTAGGGATGTTAGCACGAGTGTTAATTTACAAATGGCGTTTGCTTGGGGATATCGCTAGATATAAGATCAAGAAAACATTGAATCAAAACCCAATGGGTTCTTTCAACTGTGTCCTGTTCAACTGTGAAGTAGAACATTAACTGTTAACATGTAGAAATAGATGAAATAAGGTTTTACTGTACCTCTTATGACTTTCAATGCGGTAGTTCTCTTGATACACTCGTACGATATCACATCTCTGATTGACGCAAATTATCACGCAAGCTTAACACAAAAGTCTTCCACCGATATAATGTCTGCATTTTAATAGCAAAGATTGAAACATACTATCTAAGGCGATTTGAAGATATTAAATGCGTTTTGCAAGTCATTTCGATCActctttgatattttattttgagtaaTAGGCAGTAATTAAACGTATCTGATAATCTGTTTCAAGCTTCACCAatgtattaatgttttaaattaatcaataagttttttatatacctattacaATATTAAGACGCAAAAAGCATATTTCATCAAAACCCTACCTAGTACAGGTCAATTTGTTCTGAACGGTTTCGTCGATTACAAGAATTTTAGCGtactatatagtatataaaatcTACAATGGACCATGGAATGTTACACGTGGATCGTGCATTCCCGACGTTCTTGTTCTTTTCTCTGCTGGTATCtggaatatataaaaataaaaaataaattacgacaAACCTCACCCagcgattaccgtggcttatagatGTCTGTAGCACCGGAAGCAACGTAAGGGcgttcccccaggagctctggtcaccttactcaccaacaggacacaacactgcttgaaaacagtattaattagctgtgatcttataaGTCGGTCGTAcagtaaggtcgaggcactaccctagtcgggttgctccacattttgagcaggaaatttcctgctgtgacctaccaTATgcagaataatattattttttgaggtatcgcacagtaggaaatatcttaCTCGTTGCCTGGAGCAGCCTTACTAGGGAGGTACCTCCACCTTACAGAATATatatcaaagctaaataatactgctttcaagtagagCCAGAGATACGATATACAAAGCGCTTACGCGGTGTTGCCAGGGTCTATATGCTGcagtaaccacttaccatcaagtgggCCGTTGGctttgtaaattataatgaatGGTTATTGCTATCTCGATTGAACGTAGTATTAgagtaaaacttataaatatactccttcgaaatgtaaaaataaagtaaagacTATCGTAAGTACGATTTAAATGTTTCTGTgttataattatcaaataagttttacttgTCTATCAATGAAGATATATCGGGCGGCACGGGCGCGAAGCAGCCGGAGAGTCCGTCGCTGCTGTTTTGACCTCCGCTGCGTAACAATTGTCAATTAATTAGCTaaccaaaataaatacaaagaatTATACAAAGCATTTCACTGTCCAAAAGTTATTTATAGTTTGGCACAAATTATTCATTTCAACTTTACGGTGTCAAAATATTTACGGTTGTATAGTATATTgccaaaaatataaagaaaaatggcGTAAGGAAATTTGGCTTCGGCTTGCACCAAGATTGGACGTAAGTAACACACACAGACGGCTCCAAGCCAGTTATAACGCACCATaacgtcaaaataaaataataatattttaattttctaaaagcTAGCTACAAGCCTTAAGACTgaattgttacaaaaatatagcAACTACTTGTTTGttacagattaaaataaaaaaaaaatatgaaaaattaagcTGATATATTTATGAAAGGATATGTAATGAAGCTAAAATTTACAAAGTATAATTTGCCTAATCgacttctaaatttaaaatcgaaatatatattaagtaagCGTTATATGAGATAAATTGGTTTAACTATGTCTTTCTAATCATGCAATTTCTATATGTTGGTGTATGGGAGTCTATTATGTTGGTGCATGTGAATCACACGCGACAAGTACAAAACGCCACTACACTGGCACTATTCCTTTCTTAcaaatcgatggctcctaagtatactgagtcaactctacttctaataactttatttttttgttacataggtagataggaaatgaagtaaatgttattaatatcttaaaaaaattaaatcgtcaaaagttgttagttgactcagtatacttaggagccatcgaaatGGTTGATGATGGTGGACTGGTGGTTGAACAATAGTTTTTTAAAGTTGTAAATACAGgcaacatacaaaaatataacataatagaGGGAACCAACCATTTACACTACCAACGACAAATAGGCGTTACTTTCACCAACCACTTTAATAACTTCTAGCTTTTGGCTTATACTTGTCGCGTGTACTCCTACACTTAGTCAACATTGTAAGAGTGTTGTATAGTGGAATATCCATTTTAAATGGCTTTTTGCTTTTCAAACAGTGCTTTGTGTCGGAGTTGAAGAGCAGGGACGTAGCAAGTACACATGAgaccctaaattttttttacgattcAGCCCGTAGCCTCCCATTGATGGAATATGCCTTttactccatgtaggagaaggatcatagctccaatgcgggttggcagatatatcccctattatgagtaacgatcgatatcagatgtatatgataacaattggaattgaagcttaatccgaggcacggtagcgAGATTGATAAGGACAAACAATCATACCGGAAGTAATCACGTCCGTATAAAGGTCATTGGGCACTTAGTATGAAAAATCTACCCACGACCTACAGAAACAAAATTGGTGTGTATGTTTAGataaatatccctagtttacgAAAATATATGTCGCATCATTGTAGAGTATGGGAATCAgcccaaaaattaaaaaataaagtcttaAGTTACGATTATATCCTCTAGTGATAAGACATTGTTCGACTATTTATTTGCATTGATTGGGTGTCATGATTACACGCTGGAACACCTGAACTCGTCGTGTTCGTCTGCTGGCTCTAATAATACAAGTCTGTTGGACACCTAAATGATAAAAACTTATTCTCCTTCACTAATACAATGGGAATAATCTGATGTATTTTTAAAGGAAACaaatatatagaattatatcatttttattcaaCATGATCAATGTCAACAGGAACGATAGTGTCGTCCAAGAACCTTGCTGGCGTATCTATTTGTTCTTGGTGTCTGGCCCATGACAAAAAATACACCATGCTGGCTATATGTGCGCAGCATCCGATAGTTCGGCGGCCGTGGATACAAGAACAGTAATAATCTTCTATACTCTCTCTGCCCTCTGTTGTGGGGTTTACCAATATgtaggtgtaatattttttactccTGATGTGTCGGGACTGAATTCTACCGCGTATCAATGTTCTGTTATTTACCGATTCTTGGTGCCGGTAGAGTTCGACGATATATAGGCCATTTGGTCGTAACTGCTCATGGACATATGATCTGGCGATCCTGAGGTGATAGCTGCCCAGCGTAAATAGTGTCAAATCATCGTACGACAATTGTGGGAAATCGAACGCTGCATCACTGGCATCAATTGGAGTGAAAGCTACCCTTTGCATATTTAAATTGTGCTCACGCACATATTCCGCCAGCTCGTTCcttctattaatattttcattaattatattaatgaattgCTCGGCGAAAATGCTATCCTCGTATGGTCGCCGAGTAGCATTGATGAGCGCTGCAGTAATTCGGAAATCCACCATCATGTTAGGCAAAGAAACATTGAAATAGGTGTGTcgaaaaatcttaaaatcttTTTTGAAACGACTGTTCATTGTCTCGACAACCCACCGGGTCATTGTTATGAGTCTAGACTTGTTTGCTTCTTCGGTTGTGAGTTGCTCTCCTCTGGATCTGGATGGTGGCATCTGAGGATTGTAACCAAATTCTTGTATAGAGGAGATTGAGTCCCGAAAGCCGCGGTCTAGTATGAAGACATCGTTAGGCCGTAAAAACCAATGCCAAGGCGAGTCTTCATGTTCCATTATGGTACGCATAATTGTTGCATCCGATGTTGTTGCTGCGTAAGGTCCTAACACATCTAAGATATAGCCATCTGTGCAAACTATCAGGAACGGTTTTACCAGGTTCCTGAATTTATGTAAGCTGTATGTAAttctttgaaacaaaaaattggAACTCTTTTGCACATATAGGTATGTGCCGTCAAGCACCAAAATGACTGTATTCTGGTCGCCTCCGAAAATATGAGATGGTATACAAAGATTTCGAGCAACCGCCTCTTCTCTAGTTATGTGATCTAAGCCTAGAAAATGCGGGACGAAATCTTGAGTTAAGCATTCTCTTGCTAatcttatttttctttctaaCGTTCTTCTGGACATTTGGAATTTCGTAGCTAACCTTTCATCCGGTTCACCAGTCCTAATTTTTGTGAGGTATATACCTAAAGTCGCAGCAGGCCTATCAGTTCTGTTATGAAGAGATGGTGTTAGCTGAAGAATAgtgttaaattgattttttgttattcctgTCCAAAAATGTAGCTCATTATCATCAATTGAATTTATGTTTTCAAAATCAAGTTGGTTTCTCCGTTCCAAGCCCCATTTGTATAAATTCATCATATCAAGTACATGAGTGCCATTAAATTGATGCATTTGCCCCTGAGTAGTTAGTTCTTCCCAATCATTTCTTTGCAAATGTGAATGGCAAACACGAGCAAGAGGtggtatataaaaattcatGGTATGCAATACATAGAATTTAACATACAATGGCAATATATGCGTAGGAATGTTTCTGCAGGTTTGAAATAGGCAACGTCTTGCTGTATTTGAAGCACGGGAATATCCCTGTACAGAAATGAAACCGGTGTTATCTTGTTGACCCTCATTTGGTTCCTCACCAGCATCTTCTGCTTGTTGACGTTGTTCGCCTTGAACTCGTTGAGGTGGCTCATTTTGCCTATGCTGACTTCTCAGAGTGGAATCCAATCTCACCCAGCAGGCATGGCATATAGACCGCGAACCATCAAAAGGAatctgaaaaaagaaaaaacgtgtaggaatgttatattttattttattaggtaccTAATAATTGACACTATGCTGAATATAATGCTGAACTTATACATTATACACaacatataacatttaataaatcaatatcctTAGGCATACACAGCGCCATGTAGTTTAAACTGTAGGTATAGATcacatacttaaatataattatatatgtgtgtacgACATACGACACGTAAGGCAAGTAATCAAATAAATCGGACAAGGTACACTCTTACCTCACGTGGTGTTATTTCCTGTAATAATAACTCGACGTGATCTCGGAACTTTCCGAGAAAGTGCACTGTGAGAATATGTTTCCTTCGCCGCAACACAGAGCGGCTACACAAAACACAACTATTTTGTCTTTCCATATCAACGAAACCCAATCAAAATGCAAACTTAAAATCCAATAACACAGCAATTAATCgttaaatatagttaaaactCAAGAAACGCACAGATCGCAACGACACAAGACGAGGGACTGCGACTGCTCAGGTAGCGCGGGAATCGAGCACATGCGAAACCGGTTCTAACTTGTCTAACGTGCGAGTGAAACGGCTAATGCGGCTTGTATTAGCCGTTTCACTCGCACGTTATTCATTGCGCACCTTAAGTTTATGACGCAAacgtttgtgttatttttattgataacaatACTTAATTGATAGGTGCctaacatttttaaacacatATCGTCGTTTTTAGACTTCTCcagcgtttaaaaaaaaaaaaaccacacagAATTAAATTTCGGCTAGCACTCATTAATTTACCAACAATTTGATATCTGTAGGAAATTTTTCGAAAACCGGGTCAGATTATGCCCAATGACCTTTATCgacttcgtttttttttgtgtcggaAACCTTACAAGTGTGGTCAGTATAGGGGTGCCGGCTACGTCCCTGGCGGCGAGTGGCGGGAGGGCGAGGTGCGGCGGCGGGGCGGAGGTACCTGCTCTACCTGCTGGCGGTGCGCCGCCCGCTGCCGTACGCGCTGCCGCCGCCCGAGCCGCCCGAACCTGCAGGCCAGCTTATATATCTCCTGGGATGCTcaactggagaagtacctcaaccttacagaagatctgtGCTAAATAATGCTATcctcaaatagtgttgtgacCCTGTGGTGAGGAAGGTGGCCAAAGCTCCTGGTAAGGTTCGAGGGTAGGATCAGtaacgcgcttgtaatgcttctggtgttgtaatTGTCTATAGtatacggtaaccacttaccgcCAGGCAGGCACTAGGCAATTACTAGCCTTAAATCTGCACATAACCTTAGATGGTGGTGTTTGCGGCGCTGTTAATATAGTCGTTGGAGGCTTTGCTGTTTTTTTtactactaggtcggcaaaaaagcatATGGAtttcctgatggtaagcgattactttaGCTCATAGACgtttgcaataccagaagcatcgcaagcgcattgccggtCCTATCCCcattccccccagaagctctggtcatcttactcaccacaggaacagaacactgcttgaaagcaatattatttagctgtgatcttctgtaaggtcgaggtactaccccagccCGGCTTCTCTAgtttttgaacaggatatttcctactatgtCCTATTTCAGTTGACAGCCCCTCAGTAACAGCCACTGTTGAAATATAAAGCTAGTGTGCCCAACGAGGACCAAACTCTGATATTGTTCAGCGAACAGTTCTGAATGTAAGGTTACCCTTGGTGAGGTTGGCGGCGCTGTCGCTGTAGTCGTCGGAGTCGGAGCGCTCGCGCCAGTGCGCGGGCGGctgcgcgggcgcggcggccgGCCGCAGGCGGTGGCGCGCCTCCACCGTCGAGCACTTCGACAGGCTGGACTCGTCTGCGGGCACACTCGCGTGTGAGGGACATTGCGTGATACACTGCGGGTAATGGACGACCTCGATGACGGCGTGTGTCGTTTTGTCCCAATATCTATGAGTTGGCAGTAAAGTATTTTTGAAGACATGGTTTTTAGTCGTCCTTTGATCCAATACATctacatttgtaaaataacacAAATGAGAAAAGTCCGTTTTATTTGaaggtaatattataaaattatatttgtatttctttcataaaaaataactgtatggtacagtctatggttgagtgagagatgataTGTGAGGGACGGTTATGAGGGTAACAAAACCGAATGAAAGTCGATGTAACGCTTTATTAACATTGTCAACAGCAAGGCTGTATTCTCTGTATGAAtcctcgaaggaccaaaaaaagCTGTATGGAACAGGGACACAAGGGAACAGGgacatataaatatgttttagattttttttagattatcccaatctaaagaaatttaatttattgtcatCGAGAACTCTAGTTTTAACGTTGTTTAGGTATATTATACAAGGCTCTCAAACTTGGCGCGGCTCACCGTATCGGTAGTGGTCgcaggcgcggcggcggcggcggtgcGGCGGCGCGGCGTCGTCGTCGCGGCGCGCGAGCGTGCGGAACTGCAGCGAgtgcgccgccgcgccgccgaaCGTCGCGTACGGGCTTATCTCGTACAGCTCTGCtgggatttttattttattttacattatttttaagcaaCTTCAAATAGAACtagtggtcaaaattcgaccataatttaaccacagacttTATCGTtgggggcgttcataaa
Encoded here:
- the LOC123658431 gene encoding uncharacterized protein LOC123658431; the encoded protein is MERQNSCVLCSRSVLRRRKHILTVHFLGKFRDHVELLLQEITPREIPFDGSRSICHACWVRLDSTLRSQHRQNEPPQRVQGEQRQQAEDAGEEPNEGQQDNTGFISVQGYSRASNTARRCLFQTCRNIPTHILPLYVKFYVLHTMNFYIPPLARVCHSHLQRNDWEELTTQGQMHQFNGTHVLDMMNLYKWGLERRNQLDFENINSIDDNELHFWTGITKNQFNTILQLTPSLHNRTDRPAATLGIYLTKIRTGEPDERLATKFQMSRRTLERKIRLARECLTQDFVPHFLGLDHITREEAVARNLCIPSHIFGGDQNTVILVLDGTYLYVQKSSNFLFQRITYSLHKFRNLVKPFLIVCTDGYILDVLGPYAATTSDATIMRTIMEHEDSPWHWFLRPNDVFILDRGFRDSISSIQEFGYNPQMPPSRSRGEQLTTEEANKSRLITMTRWVVETMNSRFKKDFKIFRHTYFNVSLPNMMVDFRITAALINATRRPYEDSIFAEQFINIINENINRRNELAEYVREHNLNMQRVAFTPIDASDAAFDFPQLSYDDLTLFTLGSYHLRIARSYVHEQLRPNGLYIVELYRHQESVNNRTLIRGRIQSRHIRSKKYYTYILVNPTTEGRESIEDYYCSCIHGRRTIGCCAHIASMVYFLSWARHQEQIDTPARFLDDTIVPVDIDHVE